The following coding sequences lie in one Apium graveolens cultivar Ventura chromosome 3, ASM990537v1, whole genome shotgun sequence genomic window:
- the LOC141711448 gene encoding FLUCTUATING-LIGHT-ACCLIMATION protein 1, chloroplastic-like isoform X2, whose amino-acid sequence MATFLYASNPALAVSSGRIGGSSSSSSSYSSSSGQSSVSYYWSDDDDCYYSNKNDSHTCTCDTSCTKCIVCEIRKNGYTQGKKEKGENNSSTNTCSCNCHSTCYFHKKYDHLSDYITLAYIVLVIVGQIYVETEKQSADDGTMLFLQVGVLDKKGILQRNLNNIAKNADTSTVYGLNRTLKEVVRALLQHDNSSLNFCRLILKYQCYLTRESLGKSFEEILSELLEGFDGNNITLGNVNGVKYEKQVKLDRSVGNEYTMATIMVLAAGHHRIPKKKENGKEYFDSFAVLQTLQRIPKDQIHSVEVFWSPQKENEVLTEEDIRRCTSMTRMEDGRIFVI is encoded by the exons ATGGCCACTTTCTTGTATGCTTCAAATCCTGCATTGGCTGTCTCATCCGGAAGAATCGGGGGCTCgtcgtcatcatcatcatcctaTTCGTCTTCCTCGGGTCAATCATCGGTTTCGTATTATTGGTCTGATGATGATGATTGTTATTATTCTAACAAAAATGACTCGCATACTTGTACTTGTGATACTAGTTGCACAAAGTGCATTGTTTGCGAGATTAGGAAAAATGGCTACACACAAGGGAAAAAAGAAAAAGGAGAGAACAATTCTAGCACTAATACCTGTTCTTGCAATTGCCACTCTACTTGTTATTTCCACAAAAAATACGATCATTTATCTGATTATATAACATTAGCTTATATTGTTCTTGTTATAGTAGGTCAGATATATGTTGAAACAGAGAAGCAGTCGGCTGACGACGGGACGATGCTCTTTTTACAG GTTGGAGTTTTGGATAAGAAAGGAATATTACAAAGGAACCTTAACAACATAGCTAAAAATGCAGATACATCCACCGTGTACGGTCTGAATCGCACATTGAAAG AGGTGGTGAGAGCTCTTCTTCAACATGACAATTCCTCTTTGAATTTTTGCCGTCTAATT CTTAAGTATCAATGTTATCTAACTAGGGAGAGCTTAGGCAAGTCTTTTGAAGAAATTCTCAGTGAGCTGCTTGAGGGATTTGACGGAAACAATATTACATTGGGGAATGTAAACGGTGTAAAATATGAAAAGCAAGTTAAACTTGATAGGAGCGTTGGCAATGAATATACAATGGCTACAATTATGGTGCTTGCTGCTGGTCACCACCGGATTCCTAAAAAAAAAGAGAACGGAAAAGAGTACTTCGATTCCTTCGCTGTGTTGCAAACACTTCAGCGTATCCCAAAAGACCAAATACAT TCCGTTGAAGTATTCTGGTCACCGCAAAAAGAAAATGAGGTTTTGACAGAGGAAGATATACGAAGATGTACTTCAATGACACGAATGGAAGATGGTCGTATCTTCGTCATTTGA
- the LOC141711448 gene encoding uncharacterized protein LOC141711448 isoform X1, producing MATIISQLNLMGMCSKRYAKVLALPCTRQVNCSNRNFPKKSIFYTLMQQPNSVYHRTNCSLQEILYNCDGDVFGAQQFMMTKPSVCKNFVDRLSTILASLLTHGTFLSLVIMATFLYASNPALAVSSGRIGGSSSSSSSYSSSSGQSSVSYYWSDDDDCYYSNKNDSHTCTCDTSCTKCIVCEIRKNGYTQGKKEKGENNSSTNTCSCNCHSTCYFHKKYDHLSDYITLAYIVLVIVGQIYVETEKQSADDGTMLFLQVGVLDKKGILQRNLNNIAKNADTSTVYGLNRTLKEVVRALLQHDNSSLNFCRLILKYQCYLTRESLGKSFEEILSELLEGFDGNNITLGNVNGVKYEKQVKLDRSVGNEYTMATIMVLAAGHHRIPKKKENGKEYFDSFAVLQTLQRIPKDQIHSVEVFWSPQKENEVLTEEDIRRCTSMTRMEDGRIFVI from the exons ATGGCTACTATTATCTCACAGCTCAACTTGATGGGGATGTGTTCGAAGCGCTACGCCAAGGTTTTAGCGCTCCCCTGTACAAGACAAGTGAATTGTAGTAATCGTAATTTTCCCAAGAAAAGTATTTTTTATACTTTAATGCAGCAGCCAAATAGTGTGTATCATCGTACTAATTGCAGTTTACAAGAGATTTTATATAATTGCGATGGTGATGTTTTTGGTGCTCAACAGTTTATGATGACTAAGCCTAGTGTTTGTAAAAATTTTGTTGATAGGTTGTCAACAATTTTGGCATCGTTATTGACACATGGCACATTCTTGAGTTTAGTTATTATGGCCACTTTCTTGTATGCTTCAAATCCTGCATTGGCTGTCTCATCCGGAAGAATCGGGGGCTCgtcgtcatcatcatcatcctaTTCGTCTTCCTCGGGTCAATCATCGGTTTCGTATTATTGGTCTGATGATGATGATTGTTATTATTCTAACAAAAATGACTCGCATACTTGTACTTGTGATACTAGTTGCACAAAGTGCATTGTTTGCGAGATTAGGAAAAATGGCTACACACAAGGGAAAAAAGAAAAAGGAGAGAACAATTCTAGCACTAATACCTGTTCTTGCAATTGCCACTCTACTTGTTATTTCCACAAAAAATACGATCATTTATCTGATTATATAACATTAGCTTATATTGTTCTTGTTATAGTAGGTCAGATATATGTTGAAACAGAGAAGCAGTCGGCTGACGACGGGACGATGCTCTTTTTACAG GTTGGAGTTTTGGATAAGAAAGGAATATTACAAAGGAACCTTAACAACATAGCTAAAAATGCAGATACATCCACCGTGTACGGTCTGAATCGCACATTGAAAG AGGTGGTGAGAGCTCTTCTTCAACATGACAATTCCTCTTTGAATTTTTGCCGTCTAATT CTTAAGTATCAATGTTATCTAACTAGGGAGAGCTTAGGCAAGTCTTTTGAAGAAATTCTCAGTGAGCTGCTTGAGGGATTTGACGGAAACAATATTACATTGGGGAATGTAAACGGTGTAAAATATGAAAAGCAAGTTAAACTTGATAGGAGCGTTGGCAATGAATATACAATGGCTACAATTATGGTGCTTGCTGCTGGTCACCACCGGATTCCTAAAAAAAAAGAGAACGGAAAAGAGTACTTCGATTCCTTCGCTGTGTTGCAAACACTTCAGCGTATCCCAAAAGACCAAATACAT TCCGTTGAAGTATTCTGGTCACCGCAAAAAGAAAATGAGGTTTTGACAGAGGAAGATATACGAAGATGTACTTCAATGACACGAATGGAAGATGGTCGTATCTTCGTCATTTGA
- the LOC141711448 gene encoding FLUCTUATING-LIGHT-ACCLIMATION protein 1, chloroplastic-like isoform X3 produces the protein MATIISQLNLMGMCSKRYAKVGVLDKKGILQRNLNNIAKNADTSTVYGLNRTLKEVVRALLQHDNSSLNFCRLILKYQCYLTRESLGKSFEEILSELLEGFDGNNITLGNVNGVKYEKQVKLDRSVGNEYTMATIMVLAAGHHRIPKKKENGKEYFDSFAVLQTLQRIPKDQIHSVEVFWSPQKENEVLTEEDIRRCTSMTRMEDGRIFVI, from the exons ATGGCTACTATTATCTCACAGCTCAACTTGATGGGGATGTGTTCGAAGCGCTACGCCAAG GTTGGAGTTTTGGATAAGAAAGGAATATTACAAAGGAACCTTAACAACATAGCTAAAAATGCAGATACATCCACCGTGTACGGTCTGAATCGCACATTGAAAG AGGTGGTGAGAGCTCTTCTTCAACATGACAATTCCTCTTTGAATTTTTGCCGTCTAATT CTTAAGTATCAATGTTATCTAACTAGGGAGAGCTTAGGCAAGTCTTTTGAAGAAATTCTCAGTGAGCTGCTTGAGGGATTTGACGGAAACAATATTACATTGGGGAATGTAAACGGTGTAAAATATGAAAAGCAAGTTAAACTTGATAGGAGCGTTGGCAATGAATATACAATGGCTACAATTATGGTGCTTGCTGCTGGTCACCACCGGATTCCTAAAAAAAAAGAGAACGGAAAAGAGTACTTCGATTCCTTCGCTGTGTTGCAAACACTTCAGCGTATCCCAAAAGACCAAATACAT TCCGTTGAAGTATTCTGGTCACCGCAAAAAGAAAATGAGGTTTTGACAGAGGAAGATATACGAAGATGTACTTCAATGACACGAATGGAAGATGGTCGTATCTTCGTCATTTGA
- the LOC141711265 gene encoding putative F-box protein At3g49520, with translation MALDPPKYLPEDILRPIFSKLPVKSLNRCRCVCKTWYRIIGLPNNILINILRRLPLQYAVRCRCVCKTWYHIIGTTSFAKTHLSYQKTAATSNKFMLYEQGNLCTLLAHSHSIYDGSLKHSKLMHLKQVHVKDIVRRCTGDVYMSFRRPKIRGICNGLLCLSDSDYDIGDTIYLWNPTCRKIKKLPRPDNNSIIKDALRYSRTTSLSFGYYDDDFKVIAIAIRAHAYFVLVYSLNTNSWNTIPHKFYDDVYFEGRFYRYTRVNDTKFVDDTVYIIESDQVRCFDLSNETICTIIPFPKELGPCVHDKYTTDFTTEIYGDSIAIFIFELQSRSLTMWILKDKSSFVRAWEKRLDNIKNSSYSLVGLLNNGKYLVNWEKEGPKKCYLCDIDSPRVREVTFMRGSPYIYDSHIHPNYVESLFLLNEDHLDPVILYDINGNSLPESAV, from the coding sequence ATGGCTCTTGATCCGCCAAAGTATCTTCCAGAAGACATTTTAAGACCTATCTTCTCCAAACTGCCGGTTAAATCTCTTAACCGGTGCAGATGTGTTTGCAAAACATGGTATCGGATCATCGGTCTGCCGAATAATATATTGATCAATATTCTCCGCAGATTGCCACTTCAATATGCAGTTCGATGCCGGTGTGTTTGCAAAACCTGGTATCATATTATTGGCACCACATCCTTTGCTAAAACACATCTCAGCTATCAAAAAACAGCGGCCACCTCAAACAAGTTCATGCTATATGAACAAGGGAATTTATGCACATTACTTGCCCATTCCCATTCCATTTACGACGGATCTCTTAAACATTCTAAACTTATGCACCTCAAACAAGTTCATGTTAAAGATATTGTACGGAGATGTACGGGTGATGTCTACATGTCTTTCAGGCGACCAAAAATTCGCGGGATTTGTAACGGTTTGTTATGTTTGTCTGATTCTGACTATGATATTGGTGATACCATATATCTATGGAACCCAACTTGTAGGAAAATCAAAAAACTTCCTCGACCTGATAATAATTCCATCATCAAGGATGCACTCCGTTATTCCCGCACGACTAGTTTGAGTTTTGGGTATTATGATGACGATTTTAAGGTAATAGCTATTGCTATACGTGCTCATGCATACTTTGTTTTGGTTTACAGTTTGAATACAAATAGTTGGAACACGATTCCACATAAATTTTATGATGATGTTTATTTTGAAGGCAGGTTCTATAGATATACTCGTGTAAATGATACAAAGTTTGTAGATGATACGGTGTATATCATAGAAAGTGACCAGGTCAGATGCTTTGATTTGAGCAATGAGACAATATGCACAATAATCCCATTCCCGAAAGAACTTGGTCCTTGTGTTCATGATAAATATACGACTGATTTTACTACTGAAATTTATGGAGATTCGATTGCTATCTTTATATTTGAACTTCAGTCTCGATCTTTAACTATGTGGATACTGAAAGACAAGTCCTCATTTGTGCGAGCCTGGGAGAAAAGGCTGGATAATataaaaaattcaagttattcTCTAGTAGGACTCCTAAATAATGGTAAATACCTGGTAAACTGGGAGAAAGAGGGGCCTAAAAAGTGTTACTTGTGTGATATCGACTCTCCAAGAGTGAGAGAAGTTACGTTTATGCGTGGTTCTCCATATATATATGACAGCCACATACATCCCAACTATGTGGAGAGTCTTTTTCTACTCAATGAAGATCACTTGGATCCTGTCATTCTTTATGATATAAACGGAAACAGTCTTCCTGAATCTGCAGTTTGA